The Cololabis saira isolate AMF1-May2022 chromosome 20, fColSai1.1, whole genome shotgun sequence genome includes a window with the following:
- the LOC133420225 gene encoding tripartite motif-containing protein 16-like: MSEKRVEVDGEMICCSICLDLLKDPGTIPCGHNYCMDCIKTHWDGEDGRGTHSCPLCRKTFTPRPVLVRNSMLAELVEEMKKTGLQADLCYAGPEDVTCDVCTGRKVKAVQSCLVCLASYCEKHLQPHYDAPAFQKHQLVDPSKKLQEKLCSLHHEVMKIFCRTDQQSICYLCAMDEHKGHETVAAAAERCEKQKELEVSRQQIQQRIQEREKDVELLQQEVEDINVSADKAVEDSEKTFNEVIRLLQKSSSDVKQQVRSQQEHEVSRVKDLQEKLQQEITDLKRREAELEKLSHTEDHNQFLHNYPSPSPLSGSTLSSSIQIRPLRYFEDVTAAVSETREKLQDLLRETWTNISLSVAEVDVLLSEPEPKTRDGFLKHSQDITLDPNTAHKHLFISDANRKVTLMKKELSYCDNPGRFTYWWQVLSKQSMSGRCYWEVEVRGEAVCVAVAYKNISRAGNLQGCGFGYNQESWALQCYTDGYTLRYNNIKTRVSGPPSSRVGVYLDHGAGLLSFYSVSETMTLLHRVQTTFTQPLHAGLWLSYRGASVELMKLK, translated from the exons ATGTCGGAGAAAAGAGTTGAAGTGGACGGAGAAATGATCTGTTGTTCCATCTGTCTGGATCTACTGAAGGATCCGGGGACGATTCCCTGTGGACACAACTACTGCATGGACTGTATTAAAACCCACTGGGATGGAGAGGATGGGAGGGGAACCCACAGCTGTCCTCTGTGCAGGAAGACCTTCACGCCCAGACCCGTCCTGGTGAGAAACAGCATGTTAGCAGAGTTAGTGGAGGAGATGAAGAAGACTGGACTCCAAGCTGATCTctgctatgctggacctgaAGATGTGACCTGTGATGTCTGCACTGGGAGGAAGGTGAAAGCTGTCCAGTCCTGTCTGGTCTGTCTGGCCTCTTACTGTGAGAAACATCTCCAACCTCACTATGATGCTCCTGCTTTTCAAAAACACCAGCTGGTGGATCCCTCCAAGAAGCTCCAGGAGAAACTCTGCTCTCTCCACCATGAGGTGATGAAGATCTTCTGTCGTACCGATCAGCAGAGTATCTGTTATCTGTGTGCAATGGATGAACATAAAGGTCATgaaacagttgcagctgcagcagaaagatGTGAGAAGCAGAAGGAGCTGGAGGTGAGtcgacaacaaatccagcagAGAATCCAGGAGCGAGAGAAAGACGTGgagctgcttcagcaggag GTGGAGGACATCAACGTCTCTGCTGATAAAgcagtggaggacagtgagaaGACTTTCAACGAGGTGATCCGTCTCCTCCAGAAAAGCAGCtctgatgtgaagcagcaggtcagatcccagcaggaacATGAAGTGAGTCGAGTCAAAGATCTTCAGGAGAaactgcagcaggagatcactgacctgaagaggagagaagcTGAGCTGGAGAAGCTCTCACACACAGAGGACCACAACCAGTTCCTCCACAACTACCCCTCACCGTCACCCCTCAGTGGCTCCACACTCTCATCCAGCATCCAGATTCGTCCTCTCAGGTACTTTGAGGACGTGACAGCAGCTGTGTCAGAGACCAGAGAGAAACTACAGGACCTTCTGAGAGAGACGTGGACAAACATCTCACTGTCAGTGGCGGAAGTAGATGTTTTACTGTcggaaccagaaccaaagaCCAGAGATGGATTCTTGAAACATTCTCAAGAcatcactctggatccaaacacagctCACAAACATTTGTTTATATCTGATGCCAACAGAAAAGTGactttaatgaaaaaagaacTGTCTTATTGTGATAATCCAGGCAGATTCACTTATTGGTGGCAAGTGCTGAGTAAGCAGAGTATGAGTGGACGgtgttactgggaggtggaggtgaGAGGAGAAGCAGTTTGTGTTGCAGTGGCGTACAAGAACATCAGCAGAGCGGGGAACCTGCAAGGTTGTGGGTTTGGATACAACCAGGAATCTTGGGCGTTACAATGTTACACAGACGGTTACACACTGCGGTACAACAACATTAAAACTCGTGTTTCAGGTCCTCCTTCCTCCAGAGTTGGAGTGTACCTGGACCACGGAGCTGGtcttctgtccttctacagcgtctctgagaccatgaccctcctccacagagtcca